CGATGGTCGCATGGGCGATTTTGATGTCAGTCCGTATTTGGAATACGAAGCGTTTGAACCCCTTAAGAATCATACAGAATTTCTGAAGATTTCCAACGGGGGATATTTCGTTGAATGGGATTGCGGCGCCGATCTATCAGCCGATACCATCGAGGCTCGATGGCGGCTAGTCGGCAAAGCTGAGCCGCAGGCAACGGCTCAAAACGGGTGATGAGCTCGAACGGGGAGAGCAGGCGAGGAGTCAAGAAGCATGCACACCACCTACCGACTTCATGCGAATCAACTGGATGAGAAGTTCATCCAATCCTTGAAAGCCCTTTTCGGGGACAAAGACATCGAAATCATGGTGAGCGAGGTTGATGAAACGGCCTACCTGCTTCGGTCGGAAGCGAATGAGGAGCGGCTCTTGAAAGCCATTGAGAATTTCGAGAAGAGAGAGAATCTGCATGAAATGCGGTGTGAGTAAACGATGATTCCATCCGTCTTGTCCAGCCAGGTTCAACGAGGCATCGAGGACTTCCTCAAGACCACTTTCCCTATCTCAAACCCGTTTTTCGAGGGGATTGTCGACCGACTCATCGATAGCCGGGATGATCTGTTCAAAGGCCCATACCTGTCCATGAAGCTCCCCTTCCGGCTAGGGAGCGCCGAGACCGAATTCTTTCAGGATATTCCTCTTGGTTTTACGCCCTATCTCCATCAGGAGACGGCTTTCCGGCGCCTCAGTGGAGAAGAAACGAAATCTACCCTGGTAGCCACAGGAACCGGGTCCGGCAAGACGGAGTGCTTCCTCTATCCAGTCCTCGACTACTGCTACCGTCATCGGGGAGAACCCGGCATCAAGGCCATCATCATCTATCCCATGAATGCCCTTGCGACGGACCAGGCAAAGCGTCTGGCAAAGCTGATTCATGGAAATGAAAATCTTCGAGACAAGATCCGTGCGGGACTTTTCATCGGCCAGATGGAAGAAAACGCCGCCACGGCAATGACGGCAGACCGGGTGATCACCAACAAGGATACCCTGCGACTGAATCCCCCCGACATTCTCCTGACCAACTACAAGATGCTCGATTATCTGCTGATCCGTCCAAGGGATTTCAGCTTGTGGCAAGCCAATGGGCCGGAAACCCTGAAGTACCTGGTCGTCGATGAACTGCATACCTTCGATGGGGCTCAAGGGACCGATCTTGCCTGCCTGATTCGGCGATTGAAGGAGCGGTTGAAGACTCCGGAAAAGTATCTCTGCTGTGTGGGAACCTCCGCCACTCTGGGCGGCAAGGAGAGCGCCAGGGACCTTCAAGACTACAGCGGTGAAGTTTTCGGAGAGGAATTCGATGCCGATTCGGTGATCGCGGAATCACTCCTTACCCCAGGGGAATTCTTCCAGGACTCCTTCATTACCCGGATTGCGGTTGTCCCTCAGGAAGAAGCCGAAAGGTTGAGGCCGGACTCGTTTTCCGATTTTGCATCCTACATTCAGACGCAGCATGAACTGTGGCTCGGAGAGCGGATCGAGAATCCAACGGAAGAGCAATGGAAAATCGATCTATCGGAGAAGCTGAAGCAGCATGCCTTCTTTCGAAATCTCCTGATGATTCTTGAGAAAAGGAACGGCATCGTGCCACTCCCGGAAATCATCCAGGAGCTGGACAGGGTGATTCCCGAGTTTCAAGGCGGCACTCAGGAATACAAACAGGATGTACTCGGAAGCCTCCTGGCCCTCATCTCCTGTGCCAGGGTCAAACCAGCCGAGAGGCTTCTGCCGTTCCTCAATGTCAGGCTTCAGCTGTGGGCCAGGGAATTGAGGCGAATCGTTGCCGAGGTTGGCCCTGAGCCGAGGCTGAGATTCTCGGACGATCTCAATGATGAACAGTCACGAACTCACCTTCCGGTTGTTCACTGCCGGGAGTGCGGTGCCATGGGGTGGGCGGGGACAAAGAGAGAACAGGACACTTCCATGAACCCCGACCTTCAGCATTTTTACCTTTCGTTTTTTCATTACAGCCCGACCCTCACCTATCTTTTCCCCAAGGACAGGCGAGTGGTGCAGCTCGGCCAGCAGGAATTCGGGAAGTGGATCTGTGGCCACTGCCTTCATTTGACTCAGGGAGACCACATCGCGGCGTGCCCGGTTTGCGGCAAGAAGGATCGGATCGTCCCGGTCCTCATCGTCAACACCAGAATCAAGAAGAACGAAACGGTTCGAGGAACCCACAACTGCCCGTTCTGCGACAGTTTTGACAGCCTTACCATCATCGGCTCCAGGGCGGCAAGCCTCACCAGTGTTGCCATAAGCCAGATCTACTCCTCAACGTTCAACGATGACAAGAAGCTCCTCACCTTTTCCGACTCCGTTCAGGATGCCTCTCACCGGGCTGCCTTTTTTGCCGCGAGAACCTATCGATTCAATTTCCGGAGCGCTCTGCAGAAGTTCATCGATCAGGAGCCCGGCGAGCTGTCTCTGGATCAGATCCCAGCCGGGTTTGCTGAATACTGGCTGAAGGAACGAGGTAAGAACAATTTCATCAGTACATTCCTGGCGCCGGACATGGCCTGGTTCGAAGATTACGAGCTGTTGGTCAAGAACGGCAAGATACCGGATGGAAGCACCCTGCTCGATGAGGTTCTCCGACGGATCGATTGGGAGATCACCAGTGAGTACGGATTCAACTGCCGTATCGGAAGAACCCTGGAAAAGACAGGCTCCTCCATAGGCAGTATCAAGGTCGAGAAACTCAAGGAAGTATCCGATTCACTGCTCGAACCACTCCAAAATGAACTCGGTTGTCTCCGGGAACTGGACGAAAGGACGCTTCTTCGATTCCTGCTTGGATTCATAACCCAGCTCAGAGCAAAGGGCGGGGTGTTTCATCCTGCTCTGAAATCCTACGTGGACAATTGGGGCGGGTATTATTCCATCAACATCATCCCTTACATGCCGAATTTTGGGAAACACTCCCGCACCCCAGCCTTCCTGACGACCAAGGGCGGCACCCGATTCGATACCCTCATCAGCAGAGGGAGGGGAAAGACCTGGTATGAAGACTGGGTCGCGAAAAACTTCTGCCATCTCTATCCCCTCGTGGGGATGTACTCGGAAAGAATCTATGAACTGGCCCTCCGAGCACTCTCCAAGCTTGAAATACTTGAAGAGGTAAAGATCCAGGGGCATGCCGTTTGGGGAATCAGCCGTTCTGCCGTTTTCGTCGGAAGGGAAGTGAAACAGTACCGGTGTGATACCTGCGGCCATAGTGTCTCAGCAACTGCGGACGCCTCGGAATGGTGGAGGGGGTGCTCCTGCCTGAAATTCGAATGCCGGGGCCACTATGAGGAGGAACCCTACACCGAAGACTATTACGGTAAGCTTTACTCCACGGGCGATGTTCAGAGGATCTTTGCGGAGGAGCATACGGGCTTATTGGAGAGGGGAACGAGGGAATTGCTGGAAAGACGTTTCATCAGCGGCGAAAACCCGTGGGACCCGAATCTTCTTTCCTGCACACCGACCCTTGAGATGGGTATCGATATCGGCGATCTCTCATCGGTGATCCTTTGTTCGGTTCCACCCTCCCAATCGAACTACCTGCAAAGAATCGGGCGAGCAGGGAGACGGGATGGCAACTCCTTTGCCATGACCGTCGCCAATGCCAGGCCTCATGATCTGTACTTCTACGATCAGCCGGAGGAGATGATAGCTGGTCGAGTGGAGCCTCCAGGCTGTTTCCTCAATGCGCCCGCAGTCCTTGAAAGGCAATTCACGGCCTTTTGTTTCGACAGGTGGATTGAAACCGGAGCATCCGGTGTCGCTCTTCCATACAAGTTGGGCCAGGTGCTGACCAACCTCAGCAAGAAGGACAACAAGAATCTCTTCCCCTTCAACCTCCTCGACTTCATTGAAAACAATAGAACGGTCCTTTTCGAGCGGTTCGTACAGATCTTTCAGGGTTCCCTGACAGGAGAGTCCGTGGAAAATCTCAGGGCCTTTGTCGAGGGTGCCGAGGGAGAGCAGAATCTAAGATACCGGATCTTGAACGGTCTAAACGAGATCGATAAGGAAAAACGCACCCTTCAAGACCGGGTGAAGAAGCTCAACTATCGAATCAAACAAAAGGAAAACGATCCGGTAAAGGACAAGAACTACGAGTCGGACCTCGACGATTTAAGGCTTGAGAAGACCGCCATCAATGGCATCATCCGTTCCATTGTCGAGAAGGACACGTTCAATTTCTTCACCGACGAAGGATTGCTTCCAAACTATGCCTTCCCTCAGGCGGGGGTGATCCTTCGGTCTGTCATTTACCGAAGAAAGAAGAACACGGACGGGCCGGGCAAGTATCAAACCAAGGTCTTTGAGTACGAACGACCGGCTGTGAGCGCCATCCACGAACTGGCCCCCGCCAACAGGTTCTATGCGGAGGGTCGGAAGGTCACCGTTGATCAGATCAATATGGCCACATCTGAGGTGGAAGACTGGCGGTTTTGCAACAATTGCACATATCATGAACTGGTGGTTTCAGGGGAGGAAAAGGCAGCCTGCCCCAAATGCGGAAGCCCTCTTTGGGCTGATGACGGACAGAAACGCCGCATGATCCGCATGCGCCAGGTGATTGCCACAACTTCCGACAAAGAGAGCCGCAACCAGGATGACAGTGATGATCGAGAGCCTGAGTTCTACAACAAGCACATGCTCTTTGATGCCGATGAGAAGTTCATCGAGAAAGCCTTCAAGATCGACCGGGAAGATTTCCCCTTCGGGTTTGAGTATCTGAACCGAGCGACCTTCCGAGAGGTGAACTTCGGGAACAAGGAGACCGTTGGGGAGAACATCGATGTCGCCGGCCACCAGGTTCCGAAGAAGGGGTTTGCGATCTGTCGCGAATGCGGCAAGGTTCAGAGAAACGGGAAGAAGATAGAGCATGCGGTGACCTGCAAGTACAAGCTTCGAAGCTCCGAGAAAAATGTTTTTGACTGTCTCTACATGTACCGGGAATTCACTTCGGAAGCCATCCGCATCCTGCTCCCCATGACGAGTTTTGCCGGTTCAGACCAGAAGCTTCATTCCTTCATCGCCGCCCTGTTTCTTGGATTGAAGAAGGTCTTTCGAGGAAACATCGATCATCTTCAAACCACGGTTTATGACGATCCCGTGGCCGGAACGTCCCACAAGAGGAAATACCTCGTCCTCTATGACGTGGTTCCCGGAGGAACAGGGTACCTCAAGCAGTTGATCAGGACCGAAAAACCGCTCATGAATGTCTTCGAAGCCGCATTGGAGGTCTTGAGATCCTGTTCATGTCAGCAGAATCCGGAGAAGGATGGATGCTACCGGTGTCTTTTTGCCTACCGGATGAGTTTCGACATGGCGGATATCTCGCGGAATACGGCCATTCAGGTTTTAACGGAGATCCTCAAGGGAAAGGATGCTCTTGTTGAAACGGAATCTCTGAGCAAGATATCGGTCAATGCGTTGTTTGACAGCGAGCTTGAGGCCCGTTTTGTCGAGGCCGTAAGGAGGGTCAAATTCCACGATGAGCCTGTTTCTTTTAAACAGGATAT
This region of Desulforhabdus amnigena genomic DNA includes:
- a CDS encoding DEAD/DEAH box helicase, whose amino-acid sequence is MIPSVLSSQVQRGIEDFLKTTFPISNPFFEGIVDRLIDSRDDLFKGPYLSMKLPFRLGSAETEFFQDIPLGFTPYLHQETAFRRLSGEETKSTLVATGTGSGKTECFLYPVLDYCYRHRGEPGIKAIIIYPMNALATDQAKRLAKLIHGNENLRDKIRAGLFIGQMEENAATAMTADRVITNKDTLRLNPPDILLTNYKMLDYLLIRPRDFSLWQANGPETLKYLVVDELHTFDGAQGTDLACLIRRLKERLKTPEKYLCCVGTSATLGGKESARDLQDYSGEVFGEEFDADSVIAESLLTPGEFFQDSFITRIAVVPQEEAERLRPDSFSDFASYIQTQHELWLGERIENPTEEQWKIDLSEKLKQHAFFRNLLMILEKRNGIVPLPEIIQELDRVIPEFQGGTQEYKQDVLGSLLALISCARVKPAERLLPFLNVRLQLWARELRRIVAEVGPEPRLRFSDDLNDEQSRTHLPVVHCRECGAMGWAGTKREQDTSMNPDLQHFYLSFFHYSPTLTYLFPKDRRVVQLGQQEFGKWICGHCLHLTQGDHIAACPVCGKKDRIVPVLIVNTRIKKNETVRGTHNCPFCDSFDSLTIIGSRAASLTSVAISQIYSSTFNDDKKLLTFSDSVQDASHRAAFFAARTYRFNFRSALQKFIDQEPGELSLDQIPAGFAEYWLKERGKNNFISTFLAPDMAWFEDYELLVKNGKIPDGSTLLDEVLRRIDWEITSEYGFNCRIGRTLEKTGSSIGSIKVEKLKEVSDSLLEPLQNELGCLRELDERTLLRFLLGFITQLRAKGGVFHPALKSYVDNWGGYYSINIIPYMPNFGKHSRTPAFLTTKGGTRFDTLISRGRGKTWYEDWVAKNFCHLYPLVGMYSERIYELALRALSKLEILEEVKIQGHAVWGISRSAVFVGREVKQYRCDTCGHSVSATADASEWWRGCSCLKFECRGHYEEEPYTEDYYGKLYSTGDVQRIFAEEHTGLLERGTRELLERRFISGENPWDPNLLSCTPTLEMGIDIGDLSSVILCSVPPSQSNYLQRIGRAGRRDGNSFAMTVANARPHDLYFYDQPEEMIAGRVEPPGCFLNAPAVLERQFTAFCFDRWIETGASGVALPYKLGQVLTNLSKKDNKNLFPFNLLDFIENNRTVLFERFVQIFQGSLTGESVENLRAFVEGAEGEQNLRYRILNGLNEIDKEKRTLQDRVKKLNYRIKQKENDPVKDKNYESDLDDLRLEKTAINGIIRSIVEKDTFNFFTDEGLLPNYAFPQAGVILRSVIYRRKKNTDGPGKYQTKVFEYERPAVSAIHELAPANRFYAEGRKVTVDQINMATSEVEDWRFCNNCTYHELVVSGEEKAACPKCGSPLWADDGQKRRMIRMRQVIATTSDKESRNQDDSDDREPEFYNKHMLFDADEKFIEKAFKIDREDFPFGFEYLNRATFREVNFGNKETVGENIDVAGHQVPKKGFAICRECGKVQRNGKKIEHAVTCKYKLRSSEKNVFDCLYMYREFTSEAIRILLPMTSFAGSDQKLHSFIAALFLGLKKVFRGNIDHLQTTVYDDPVAGTSHKRKYLVLYDVVPGGTGYLKQLIRTEKPLMNVFEAALEVLRSCSCQQNPEKDGCYRCLFAYRMSFDMADISRNTAIQVLTEILKGKDALVETESLSKISVNALFDSELEARFVEAVRRVKFHDEPVSFKQDIVNGKPGWYLKINGNGYYIEPQVSVGPESGVLIPSKIDFVFHPERQKDSRPSIAVFTDGFSFHADGAALKNRIGKDLAQRMALVRSGKYLVFSLSWNDIENQFKPQQAYFINFTQPHGSRFGKLLDAFDATFGVKKLSDMHLATGFEMLIQFLAIPDFEMWRLYSLIHAMIHIDSKKLGTFNAIESAREALKRDAPWHEIQPTLEHDPNGTYCFGINEKTYEDNKPMLKMLVCIGKEDMQGRRFQKLEVTCRFYDDDDIALNPNFKVAWNGFIRLYNVYQFAPQALFVTSKGILDGEYSSFFASQEELRPEAVAGFEQDGLRDLKSVTDQRIHPFLSVVAANGIALPEAGFELSDDRGAVIASAELGWPTLKVAFLVDEEMERALLFTERGWKVAHLAEVVLEPEKYLQLLQ
- a CDS encoding DUF2442 domain-containing protein produces the protein MRIAKITPQPGWVLSIVADDGRMGDFDVSPYLEYEAFEPLKNHTEFLKISNGGYFVEWDCGADLSADTIEARWRLVGKAEPQATAQNG